The genomic region GATAAAAATAAATAAGTAATACAAAATAAAATAAATAGTATTAATAACTCATTATGCAAGATCAGAAAATATTTAAAATAGCAACAATAACAACAATAATTGGAATAATAGGACTAATACTAACATCTGGTATGGTAATGCCAAATGAACTTAAAATAAAACAAATAGATAACTCACACATAGATGAACAAGTACAAATAACAGGACACATAATATCAATCACAAAAACAAAAACAAAAACAACAATACTAAAAATAGCAGATAATACATCAACAATAAATGTAGTAATATTCAATGATGCTAACATTAAAAACCTAAATCAAAATACAAAAGTAACAATAACAGGCAAAGTAGCACAATATAAAGGACAACCTGAAATAATCCTAGAAGATATGACAAATATCAAGATAAACTCATAAAAAAATTATATAAAATAAAAAACTAATTCTAAAAGAAAGAGGGTGAAGAGTAGGAATACTACTTTATTCATCTTTTTGTGATTCTTCTTGTATTTTTTTCTCATCATCTAATCTGATTTTTTTTCTCATTATTTTTCCACTGATAGTTTTTGGAAGTTCATCTACATATTCTATTGCTCTTGGATATTTATATGGAGCTGTTACATTTTTTACATGATTTTGTATATCACGTGTTAGTTCATCTGATGGTGTGTATTCTTTATTTAGTACTATAGTTGCTTTTACAATTTGTCTACGTACAGGATCTGGAATTCCTGTTACTGCACAATCAACTACTGCATCATGTGATAGTAGAGCACTTTCTACTTCAAATGGTCCTATTTTATATCCTGAACTTTTAATTACATCATCTATTCGTCCTTTATACCAGTAATATCCATCTTCATCAATCCATGCTAAATCTCCTGTATGATAGATTCCTTCATTAATTGCTTCTTGTGTTTTAATTGGATTATTATAGTATCCTTTAAAGAGTCCTAGTGGATATCCATTAGATATATCTATTACAATTTCACCTTCTTCTCCAATATCAGCTTCTTTTCCATCTTTGTTTATGATTTTTATGTTAAATAGTGGTGCTGGTTTTCCCATTGATCCAAGTTTAAGATCTATCCATGGGAAGTTTGCTATGGTTGCTACAGTTTCTGTTTGTCCAAATGATTCTCGTATTTCTAGTCCTGTTAAGTCTTTAAATTTATAGTATACTTCATCATTTAATGGTTCTCCTGCTGTTGTTACATGTTGTAATGATGAGTAATCTAACTCTTCTAGTCCTCCATCTTTGATGAATAAACGATACATTGTTGGTGGACAACATAGTGTTGTTATTTTATGTTTAAGTGCTCGAGATAGTACATCATATGGGTGGAAACGATCATAGTTGTATATGTATATTCCTGATCCACAAATCCATGATCCATATATTTCACCCCATAATGCTTTTCCCCATCCTGTATCTGCTATTGTATAATGAAGTCCATCTTCTACTACTTGATGCCAGTAGTTTGATGTTACAATGTGTGCTAGTGGATAGCCGAAGCTGTGTTTTATCATTTTTGGTTGTCCTGTTGATCCTGATGAGAAGAAGAGTACTGATATATCATCTACACTATCATCATCATATACAGGTCTTGTGAAGTCTTCAGATGCTTTTTCAACTTCACTTCTTAAATCATACCATCCTTCTTTTTTTGTGTTTCCTGCTGTTATTTTGTTAAGTTTTATGGAATCTAGTTGTTCTTCTACTTCATCATATCGTTCTGGTACTCCTTCATCTCGTATTGTAATTACTGTGTTAATTTTAGCATGTTCTATTCTGTATTTGATATCTTCATGTTTTAGCATGTGTGTTGCTGGTATTGCTATTGCTTTAATTTTATGTAATGCTACAATTGAATACCAAAAGTCATACTGACTTTTTAGTGCTAGTAGTACTCGGTCTCCTTTTTTAATTCCTAGTGATGTGAAGAAGTTTGCTGCTTTATCACTTAATCTTTTCATATCAGCAAATGTAAATGTTTTTTCTTCGTTTTCATCACACCATTTGAGTGCTATTTTATCCGGATCTATTTTTGCATATTCATCTACTATGTCATATGCAAAGTTGAAGTTTTCTGGAACTTCTATTTCTAGGTTTTCATAGAAGTCTTCATATGAGTCAAATTCTTTTTGATTTACGTATTTATCTATTAATGTTGTCATTTATTCACCCTTTTACATTTAATACATCTAGGAATTTAGCTTTTTTATCTCCTACTGCTACCATAGAGTGTTTATGTGTTGAATCAAAGTATATTGAATCTCCCTCATTTAAGTCTATTACATTGTCTTTTATGTAGATTCTTAGTGTTCCTTCAAGTATGTATACAAATTCAAATCCTTTATGGTAGTTTGGTTCTGGTATGTAGTTGTCATTACGTGGCATTACAG from Methanosphaera cuniculi harbors:
- a CDS encoding AMP-binding protein, with amino-acid sequence MTTLIDKYVNQKEFDSYEDFYENLEIEVPENFNFAYDIVDEYAKIDPDKIALKWCDENEEKTFTFADMKRLSDKAANFFTSLGIKKGDRVLLALKSQYDFWYSIVALHKIKAIAIPATHMLKHEDIKYRIEHAKINTVITIRDEGVPERYDEVEEQLDSIKLNKITAGNTKKEGWYDLRSEVEKASEDFTRPVYDDDSVDDISVLFFSSGSTGQPKMIKHSFGYPLAHIVTSNYWHQVVEDGLHYTIADTGWGKALWGEIYGSWICGSGIYIYNYDRFHPYDVLSRALKHKITTLCCPPTMYRLFIKDGGLEELDYSSLQHVTTAGEPLNDEVYYKFKDLTGLEIRESFGQTETVATIANFPWIDLKLGSMGKPAPLFNIKIINKDGKEADIGEEGEIVIDISNGYPLGLFKGYYNNPIKTQEAINEGIYHTGDLAWIDEDGYYWYKGRIDDVIKSSGYKIGPFEVESALLSHDAVVDCAVTGIPDPVRRQIVKATIVLNKEYTPSDELTRDIQNHVKNVTAPYKYPRAIEYVDELPKTISGKIMRKKIRLDDEKKIQEESQKDE
- a CDS encoding exodeoxyribonuclease VII large subunit; translated protein: MQDQKIFKIATITTIIGIIGLILTSGMVMPNELKIKQIDNSHIDEQVQITGHIISITKTKTKTTILKIADNTSTINVVIFNDANIKNLNQNTKVTITGKVAQYKGQPEIILEDMTNIKINS